The following are encoded in a window of Pristis pectinata isolate sPriPec2 chromosome 1, sPriPec2.1.pri, whole genome shotgun sequence genomic DNA:
- the ap4s1 gene encoding AP-4 complex subunit sigma-1: MIKFFLLMNKQGQIRLCRYYEPVEIQKRTLLESDVIKKCLSHTKDQCSFVEYKDFKLVYRQYAALFVVIGIDDAENELAVYELIHNFVEVLDKYFSRVCELDIMFNLDKVHVILDEMILNGRIAETNKSRILAPLLALDKMTES; encoded by the exons atgatTAAGTTCTTCCTCTTGATGAACAAACAAGGGCAAATAAGACTCTGTCGGTATTATGAACCTGTGGAAATCCAGAAAAGGACATTGTTAGAATCTGATGTCATTAAAAAATGTCTATCACACACAAAGGACCAG TGTTCCTTCGTTGAGTACAAGGATTTTAAACTGGTTTATCGTCAGTACGCTGCACTGTTCGTTGTAATTGGGATTGATGATGCAGAG aatgaACTGGCAGTGTATGAACTTATACATAATTTTGTCGAAGTTTTGGACAAATACTTCAGCAGAGTG TGTGAGTTGGAT ATCATGTTTAATTTAGATAAAGTCCATGTCATCTTGGATGAAATGATCTTGAATGGTCGTATTGCAGAGACCAACAAAAGCAGAATTCTTGCTCCACTTCTTGCACTTGATAAAATGactgaaagttaa